In the Castor canadensis chromosome 1, mCasCan1.hap1v2, whole genome shotgun sequence genome, CAGAACTCTATACAGTCTTTGCCATTGTTTTCTATAAATCTACaattattcaaataaatagaaaaaaaaaaaagaataggatcAAAGCCCAGCTCTGCCATGTAAGGGCCAACAAAGTAAATTCTCTTAGCCTCAGGCCTCTCTATAAAATGGGCTGTGGTAGCGCGcacctgtaacctcagctatAGGGGAGGGAGAGGTAGGAGGTTTGAAGTCtaaggctggtccaggcaaaagcatgaggccctacctgaaaaacaaactcaaagcaaaaggactggggtgcctcaagtggtagagcacttgcctagcaagcatgagaccctgagttcaatccccagtactgaaaaaaaatttaaaaaagagaggaaTGACAATGAATGGCACACATACATTGTGCtcagtgggcatggtggtatggtGTACATACTGCCAGCTCTGTTCCTCTGAAGCTGGTTGGCTATTTACTCCCACAGGGTCACAGAGCTCTAGGGTTCCTGTGTGCTTGCCCAGCTCTGGGAATGGTCTCCATTTGCCATCTCAGCCCAGTCTGATGCCCACAGACATGACCTCCAGAGGCTGAGCTGGGCCTGGGTCTCAAGAGAGTTCTCAGGTCCTTGGGTTCCCTAAACTACCCAGGCCCTCAAAAGGCAGGCTGTTTCTAAAGTAGCTGTTGATATCTAGGAATACCCAATTCCAAAAGGGTGAGCTGCAAGAGAACAGAAGTAGATGTGGGCCAGCTAGTCAAGGGGGTTCACCAGGGCCTGTCCAGGGCATACAGTCTGGCTGGAGTAGGGGTGTCCCACCTGTGGGACAGTCACACTCCCAAGGCACCCTCCCCTCTCCAAGGTCAGGCTGTGTCACCCCCGCCCCCAATAGCTGACTGAGTTCTCCTTTTCCATCTGCATGAGGGATCCCTCCAGCTCAGCAGGTGCCTGGTCATCCTTTCCCATCTTCCTAGGACAAGGCGACAGCCCCAGCCACTTGCTTCACCTGCTGTGATCACTGGTCCCTCTACTACATGCATGACTGCATGTTCCCCTGGGaggaatatttcaaaaataacttctATTTTAATAGTAGTTGCTATATGTGTCCCAGGTGCTATGACAAGCATCTCACTGTTACCTAATTCTCTGACACCTGTTGCTTCTTAAGAACAGACCCCGTGTGTGCCAGCTGTGTGCCCCCCAGCTGGCCCTACCTTGCCTATGACGTCATTGCGGCTGAGCTTGTCCTTGTCCATAACAGTGATGATGATGGTCGTCTCCCTCAGCTTCTCTGTGGGGATGTCGAAGGCAAAGGACTCATTGAAGATGGGGTTCAGGTTCCTCTTCATTGttactgtcttctttttctctacCCGCTTGTCCTTGTACATCAGCCACACCTTCACATAGGGGTCTGGGAGGTAGGGGAAGGGTTAGAGAGACAGTGTGGGGTAGCCCTGAGATCTCTGCCCCTTCAGGTATGGAAGCTGAGACTGTGTACATCCCCAGAGGGCCAGGACAGGCCTGAGTAAGAATGAGAGGGATGAGAAGATAGCCAGAAAGGACCCTGGTTATCATCAAGTGCCCTTGTGTTAATACCAAGGAGGAAACTGAGCCCAAGAGACCAGGTCTTCCCAAGGTCACAGACAAGTGGCATTGGAGCTGGAGCTCAAACCTGGGTCCCCCTACACAATGTTCCCTATTTTCCTGATTCTGTGCAGGACAGAGTCCAAGATGACTGTAAGGGGGTCCCAAAGAGGATCCCAATGTGTCTTTGTGGAGGAGTTGGGAACAGAGACAGGGGTGTGGGAGCCAAGGACAAGGGCCACGACACAGATCCCGCCTTCCATATCCAGAGTGAGCTCCACATCACCAGACACTCCCTTGCCCACCCTCTGCTGAGGGGAGCCCCAGCACCTGATGTGCCCCCGATATCCATGGCTTTGAGGTTCCGGGCTTTGATGATGTTCACGATGATGGAGTTGGCAGAGGGGTTGTAGCAGAGAGACAAGAGCAGCTCCCCTCGGCTCCCCTAGGAGGGACAACAGGAAGGGTGAGGCTGGGCCACTGAGAGGGATGGGCTGCTCCCTGGGCTGGGAGGGACAACAGGTATGGGGACTAACAGGGAGGGGACAGCTAGAGAGCCCTCTGGTTGGCTCAACTGCCACTAGGCCTCCTCTGCCCTGACCTGGGTGCTTACCTGGTCCCTCTGTCACCACTGTTGCACTGTCTTCCCTCCTCTGGAAGGTCTGTGTACTTGCCAGGGTCCTCAATTCCCTGAACAAAACCTCAGGGTCTTTTGAAGCTCAGGAGAGTTGTCTCAAGTACCAAGCATCAGTGCTAAGACCAGTGGGGGGAACTTGCTCCCTCAGTGTGACCCACTCGCCTGTACCTTGCTCCAAACCTTGATGGCATCCTAAGACTGAGGATTAACAAGGACCAGTCGGCCAGCCCTGACCTGTAGCCCCCTCCAGCCAGAGGCTTATAAGGGGGCAGGGGGCTTACACTCCCATCGCTGCATGGCTTCAGATCCTTCCAGAAGGTCTGCATCTGGGTCAGGTCCACCTTGTTGAGGGGGATGGACACCTCCCCGATGGGGTCATTGCGGCTGAAGCGGTCGTAGTCCAGGACTTGGAGGTAGAGGACTCTCTGCACCACCTTCTCGTAGGGAAAACCTGGGgggacacaagcaaggtgaggAGGGGGACAGAGGGGCCACAGacggaaggaagggagggagggagggagggagggaggaaggaaggaaggaaagaaggaagaaacggagggagggagggaggaaggaaggaaagaaggaaggaaggaaggaaggaaggaaagaaggaaggaacaaagggacggagggagggagggagatctCTTACTGCTGCCACCCTGCCTAAGCCAATCAGGCCATACTTGATTGAGAAGGGACTTTCTGAAGTTCTAGCAAGAACTGTGTCTTGTGTGACCCCTCAATCACTGCCCATTGGTCAAGTATCGtgtccatttcatagatgaggaaactgaggctcagatggCTTAAATTGCAAAGCTCCACAGCTGACAGCAGAACCGGAACCATTCATTAAATCATTTATCATGTATCCATTTTGGGGTCTGGGAAGTGACCCCCTGACTTTCTGGGAATCCACTGCCAATGGTCCTGAGGGAAGTCTAGGTAAGTAGCTCTGCTTGAAGCCACACAGCTGTCAGAAAACCATCCCCAGGAGGTCTGAGGGCAGGGAGAAACCGGAAAGCATCCAGAGAGGGAAACGGCAAAGGTGCAGAAGGAATGGACAAGCAACCTGGGACTCTACCTTCCCCTTTGCTTCCTTCCAAGGCATCAGCCTGTCCTTCCATTCTTCCTAAACAGATCCTATGGCCCACACTGCCTCCCATGTCCGAGCCACCAGCACCTCTTGCCTAGATAGCCGCAAGAGTCTCCAAACTGCCCTCCCCGCTTCCACGCTTCCTCCAGTGGTTCATTCTCAGTGCAGCAGTCAGAGTGATCTTTAAAAATAGGCAGCACATCACGGTCCACTCCTTCTGAAAGCCTTTCAATGTCCCAGTGCACTTAGAATTAAAGCCAGCACCCCAGCTTGGCTCCAAGTCCTCCACACTTTGGCCCTGCTGTCTTCCCCTGTGTTTCGTGAACACTCTTCCTTTCAATGATGAGGCTGGTCAATATCAGCCTCCTTCCTGTCCTTTCTGAACCCTGGCCTACCCTGACCTTCCTGCCTCGCTGTGCCCCCCTCCCAGCTTATTGTCATTTTCAGGTTTCAGCTTTCTTTCCTGACGTCCCAGAGGGTCAGATGCCCTGTTCTATGCTCAAGCACTTTCCCTTCCCAGCACAGATCCCAGGCTGTAATAGACTTGTCTGTCTCCTTCATTATGGTCTGCATTGTCCACTAGGCTAGGACTTCCAGGAAGGCATTTCTGCGATCAACACCTGGTTCCGCCCACCTTATGCTatttctggcacatagtaggtaccgATAAATACTTGCTAAGAGAATAAATAATTGAATGGATGGCAGTGAAATAGCTTGATGGAGCAGCAGGAACGAAAAGGGAGAAGGAGCTGAGGAAGGTCAGAAGCTGGGAGTCACTGGCCCCTGGGGGACTCAGTCAGAGTTGGGGTGGCCTGAGACCCTGAACTGAGGAGTGAGTGGAATGAAGTGGGAACCTAAGAGGCCCCATCAACTGGACCGATGGAGAAggtgaagagaaaggaagagttcCGGGAGACTCTAGTACCAGAGACACTGGCCGAAAAGAGTGGAGCAGGTGAGCTGGAAGAGGAAAACCCTTGAATTATTCAGGGTCTCCCTTTCCTCCTGTTGAGGGGGGTTGTGTATTGCTCATCTTGGAAGCCTCAAAGGTCCCTGGCCAGAAAACTCTTGGCATCATTTAGGTGAAAAGTCCAAGGACAAATGCTGGGGAAAGGCCAGTGGTCCCGTGATGTCCTTGTATCTGTCAGCTCTCTCCAACACCAGAGGAGGAAGTCTCTTATCCAGCAAACTCCTATGCATTCATCAGAATCCATCATAAATGGCTTCTCTTTGGGGAAATTTTCTTCTTCACAACAAGGGGAGCTCATGTAGTGTTCCTATAGCACCTGTCATGCTGTGTGTGGCTTAATTATTGACACATCTACGTCCTCCAGTAGACCGGGATGCCTGGGCCGTAACAGTGTCTTACTCTATTCTGAACTCCAGGCATCCAGCTCACAGTTGTGCTGAATGAACGCTGGTGGAAGGGACAAGGGGGCTCTGCCCATGACCCTTGCCCATCAGCTGGCTGCATGTACCTCTGATGGCCAAGCCTCTCTGGTTTTGCCATCTCTAACCTAGCCCTGTGCTGACCTGGGGAAGAGGGGCCCAGAAACACTTGGGCATCCATTGCTTTCTTACCTTGCAGAGCAAGTGGGGTGCAGAGTGGCTCAGATTCCAGTTGGGGAAGGGCTCCTGGGGTGGGCACTGTGGGTTCTGGAGGGCTTAGGTACCGGGTGGGTGGAGTCAGAGGCAGGCTGTTGGGGAAGGGCTCTGGTTTCTCTAAGGGGGGTGCCGGTACCACCAGGCCCTGGGATAGAAATTGCTCCCTAATCACATGCCCAGCTTCCTGGTTACCTGGGTCTTCAGACACAAGAGATAAAGATGGGACTTAGAGAGAGAGGGATGACTTTTGCCTCAGCATCTGCTAGAACCAGAGCCCTTCCTCCTGATCTGCGAGGGGAAAGAATCAGAGGCCTGTTACAGGATATTTAATAAACTGGCATCAGCATTTCTGAGTGCCAAACACTATTTTAAGTACTTTGAAAATTCACCCATTTGTTTAATTCTCACTATTacctctattttacagatgaggaaatcaaagcacagagaagtttgggaacttgtccaaggtcacacagctaggaagtagaagagctgggattcaaatctAAGTACCCTGGGGGCATAGCCTGTGTCCTCCACCACAGCACTCTGGTTGCTCTAGGGTGCTACATCTCTGAATGCCATGGGTGCCTCCTGTCTGTCTTGCACTTCCCAGGGTAAGTACTGAGTCAGGCCGAAATTGCAGGCAGTGCCCAGCTTTTGTCCTCAGCCTCTGGAGGTGGTACTGACTGCTTTCAGCTTCTGGAACCCAATCTCAGTTAGATGCAAGATGCTTTAGGTTAAATGGGCCAAGACCTGTGCCTGGAggtgtaggggtgtgtgtgtgtgtgtgtgtgtgcacactcaAGTGCACTCTTGCATGATGTCTATCTgtctacatgcacacacatgtacctGCTTGCATATTGCATTTGTGCACGTGTGTGTCTGCAGTCATGTTATGCTCATGtcttgcatgaggccctgtgaGGGGTGGGATGGTGGAGGGTGGGAGTGAGCATGGTGGGGAGACGGCTCCAGCCTCACCTTCAAAGAGGAAGGTCTCGTTCCAGTGCGGGTTCAGGTTTTTCCGCTTCACCTTGGTCTCCAGCTTGTGCTTCTTGTCAGGCAACAGGTATATCTTGACAAAGGGGTCGCTGGTGCCACTGAAGTCCTTGGCCGGCAGCTCCTGGGCTTTCATGATCTTCACTGTGAGTGTGGACTCCTGGAAGTTGTAGCCAACGCTGAACTGGATCCGGCCCAGGTTCTCACGGCTGCAGCCCTCATGGGCCTCGTCCTCCTCGGAGCCTGGGGAGAGCTGGGGCAGAAGAGGCAAGCAGGTTGGGGGGCGGGGTTCTGTTTCTCCTGGGTCCCTCCACAGCCTGCCTGGAATGGTTGAGAGGCCTCCACATGCTGGAAGCCAGGCCAGCTGCCTTGAGTGGTCCTCTCCTGGTCCCTGAGTGGGGCTGGCTGGGGTGGGAGCCCTTCATGTTCACATGCTCAGGCTTTGCCTGAGTAAGTGCCTTGACCAGGACctcaagggagaaagggaagaggcgGAGCCTGGGTAGCCCCATCTCCTGAACCCCAAAGTGGGTGCAGAACACCCTACTCTTCCATCTCCCTTCTCAGCACCAGGTCTGCCCGGGTCTAAGAGTCACCACAGGCTGTCTTGCCTTGCTGGTCACAGCTCCCTGATGTGTGTGTGGTCCCAGGCTCCCTCcgcctccctccttcctcagccaGGTGGGCCCACTGTGACGCACAGCAAACCAAGCAGATGTGTGGCTGTTCACCTCTCCAGAGCACACCACACATGGTGAACTTACAAATGGGACTCTGGGCTGCTGCATGATGCAACTTGTAAGGTGAGAGAGGAAAGTGCTTGACAGCGTCTACTTGTGTGAGGCAGAACTACCAGAGACAGGAAAAATACAGGTTCACTGGCCCTGGCCCCAGGGAGTCTGCCCGGCTCAGGCTGGATGGCCTGGGCACAGACATTGTCTAAAAGGCGTTTCAGATGATTAGATCACATGCCTGGGCTGGGGACACTGAAGGACAGGCTATTCCTGAGCCCAGTCCTGGACCACAGGGTGGGTGCTTGAGCCACAGTCAGCAGTGATCAGTCTCATGGAGGGTGGGTACCACATTTCCAGCCCAGCAGAGAAAGATGGGAAGCACTTGGGGGAGGGGCTCCCAGCCAACTCAATGGAGACACCTGGGGAAGTTTTAGGACCCTGACTCCCCACCCCCCACGCACCCGCCACAGCAGACCCAGTCGAGGGCATCCGACCTTGGGCATCCCTGTCTCCACAGCCCTCTGATGATTAGATGGGAGCCAGGAGTGGGTCCTAGGGAACCACAGATGGGACAAATCCTCTGGCATCTGTGTTCCCTCCCCTGCTTCACTGCAAACCTCTGTGCCCCACCTACATCCTAGAGAGACAAGCCAGGCTCTGAAACACTAAATAATGCAAGAAGCAATAATGCACAGTGTCACCTACCATGCAGAAGACTCACATCACCTTCTTACTGCTGGGCCAGGCAGCTGTCACCGCCCTCTCGCTGAGGAGactggctcagagaggttaagtcacaTGTCCAAGATTGCACAGCAGTAGGATCCCTCTCTAACTCAAGACCTGCTCTGCCCACCAGAGCAGACCCTCCCCTTCAGGTTAATAGCAAGATTCCCTCCCAGCCAGCAAAGACTTGCCTGTGCCAAGGAATGAGGCATCCAAATCACACCAATGATGGTAACTACCATGGATCCACCAGTCCTGCCCTGTGCCACCTGCTTTGCTCTTATTCACTCCTTACTACACCTCAAAGAAGCAGGCACCCCAGTGTTCCAATTTTGGTCTGGAGCACAAGAGGTTAGGTAACTTGCCTCAAGTCTCCTGTGACTGGATGGAGGGTGGGAACTCAATCCAGGTGGGTGCCCAGGAATTGAGTGTGCCCTTCCACCTAGCCCAGGCTCCCCCACTCAGACCAGGTCTGAGTTTGATCCCTGGCTCTGCCCAGCTGCAGGGAACACTGAGCTTCCATTATTCCTCTTCCTCACAGCAGAGGAGGGTCCCCCTAACCCATCCTTTTGACAGATCCAGACACCCCACAAGCTCTACCTCAGGCCCACTGAGAATTTAGTTGCCCTACCCAGAATTCAATTTTCCTGACACTTGAACCCTCTGCTCAGGGCAGACCTATTCCCCCAACCTGAGTTTTGCACCTGCAGAATGGGGATAATGAGATCTAGCCTGTAGGATTCCTGCAAGGGCTAAATGGGCCTACATTTCTCCCGAAATCCTGCTCTGCAGCCTTGCTGTCGGACTGAGTTCAGAGCTCACATGGGCAGGCAGTGCGCCTTGTTCCTTCTATAGCTGGGGTGAAGTCTCAGGTACCTGGAGCATGGGTGGTCCCACCTGAGGTCCCTCTGGCTCTGGGCTCCCAAACAAGGTGGTATGGGGGAGACCTGGGTTGGCCAGGTGGGCATCAGCTTAGAAAGGGGCAATGCCTCTGTGCTCACTCCTGCCTACCCAAGCCACAGCCAGGAGCCCTAAGGAACCAGCCATCTCCCCAGTTACCAGTCTGGCCCTCCCCCACAGCCCCAGGAGGTGCTGTCTGAGCCCCTGTCGGAGAAGACTTAAGTCTCAAAAAGCTCCAAGCCAGTAAGTGCCTCAACGGCAGTGGCTCTCGCATCTGCCCCTCAGTTGGCCAGCTCGAGGCACCTGACTCTTATCTTCTGGTCCCCAGCTTCTATAACCCAGTCCTGGAGATCACCAGAGGTTGAGGTCTGGGGCTTATTCTGCCCTGCTTATCTTTCTTTACCATTACTGTTAACGTCAGGGACCCAACACTGGCACAGAGACTCGTAGTCTCACCTCTGGGCATCTGCTGAGCACATGAGCAGGAGACAGGCCTGCATGTCCTTCCGCTGCCCCTCCCTGAGGGCAGCAAGGGCCAGCAAGGCAAGCTGTCTGGGAAAAGGCTGTCCCTTCTGGGAACCTGGCTACCGGGAAACAGAGCCAATTAAGGGGCTGTGTAGGGAGGCAGAGTGGGCTGTGGCGATGGGCCAGACAGAGCAGAGGACAGTCAGGCAGGTCTACATGGGCGAGGATGTTGGGAAGGAGGGCGGTGCAGGGAGAAGAGGGAGTCAAAGTGACCAGGTCTGGGGTAGGGGACTGATGCTCTAACCTGGATCCAAGAAAACGGCAGACTCTCGGGTACTGCCTTGGGCCTGCTGCCTGGGAATCTGTATCTTAATCGTATCACATTTTGAGACCCACCAGATCTGTAAGCAGCATTGAGGTTAGTAGTGAGAGCTGCCTGGAACCCTAAATGGTGGGAGGGTTGGACTTGGAGGCTACAGGGACCTCAGGGAGGTTAGGAGCTGTGTGCCAGGCCAGTGGGTAAAGGAACTCAGAATCCACACCAGGGTGATGAGGGCCTCAGAGCCCCTTGAGCCCACTTCCTGCCTGtgtaggggggaggggaatcagGAAATGTTGATCCTGATCATGTCCTGTAGGAAGAGCAGGTGCTGGGTTCCCACCCTCAAGGTCTCTCCAAGCCTTCTGGAGCCTTCTGGCTTGCCAAACCTTTTAACTGGTTTTTGCACAGCCATGGCCTCCCTCTGGGTCAATCCAGGGACTCTGGAAAGTAAGTATAGCCCAAGCAAGTGCTGTGACTTACTGCTGCCACCAGGGGGCACTATGTGAACCACAACCCCCTTCCTTGGTGCAACAAACCTCTGGGTGGGGTGTGGACTGAAGCTGCCCTGCATGGTTGTCCCTTTACAGGAATTGGGACCTATGGGGtcctgctctcctgttctctgggTCTCCCATAAACCAGGAGGTCATTGGTGGGGTAAGAGACAATTTAGGCTGGGAGCTCCACCCTAGACCTCTGCTCAAAGAGGATGCCACTCTGAGGAAGGGGATACCTTCTGTTCAAGACCACTGCCCACCAGTCTTTCCTCCTAGGATAATACAAATATCTCACACAAGTAGGTTTCCTTAGGCCACTTCTCAATCCAGAAAGGGATCAAAGGAGATGGACATTCTTATTCTCACttgacaaatgaggaaactaaggcacagaggaTGTTTTGGTGGAAGGATTGAGGAaagaactcaggccttgtgcagTCAGTCAGCAAGCTCCTAGTGGTCACCTGGCTCTCCAGGTCACCTCTGGCAGGGTTCCTCTGTCCAAATGGGCCACTTCTAGGTGGGTACCAGTTTCCATGCatatccctccccacccccagcctcacAGTTCATCTCCTCTGCCAGTCACAGGCCTTCCACCCTTCTCACCATGAGCATCTCACTGGTAAGGGAGTTGACAAGGTCCGAGACGGAGGAGCGGGGCTCAGTCCTGCGGTCGGACTCATCGTGGGGCGTCTGGCCCGGCACTGGGGCTGTATTCACTGCCTTTCCTCCTGCAGGCAACCTGGGAGGGGGGGGGAGACCCAATaagcatgggctgggggtgggcTGAGCTGGGCACTATAGGCCTGGCTGGCAGTAGGAACTTCTCTAAAGACCCAGCCTCTGTCACCTCCTGCATGCTTGCAGAAATGGAGCTCTTGTCCACAGGGATGCCTGTTTTTTTCCTGGAGACCAGCACTCAGGGCCCACCCTCCTCATCACTTCTGCCCTAGGGGTTTGTCTCAACCACCCGTGGGGGCTGTCTGGAGGGTGTCCCCACTCTTCCTGTTCCCAGAAGTCCCTAGCCCCCAGGGCCTGGGTTGCATGAATGTTCTGAGCTCACCCCCTCTGCAGAGGCCTGCTCCACCCCTGCCTGGGAAGGGAGGCTCATTAGGAGGCGCTGGGTGGCATGTCCAGGTGCCTCTCCGCGTCATTACCCTTGGCAAACACGCCAGAGTGTCTGTCTCCTGGAGCTCCACCTGTGTTTGCTCAGGCTCAGCTAAGAATAGGTGCTCCTCACCTTCCAGCCCAGGTGGGGACAGGACCACTGTCCACACAGCACTGTCCAGCAAATTTCCACCATGATAGACGTGTTCTCTACCTGTGCTGTCCCATGTAGTAGTCTCTAGCCAATGTGCAGCAACTAAGCACTGagcttttaattttgttaatataaGCTAAAACCCATTGCATAGGGCTAGCTGGCACCCTGTGCTCCTCAGTCCCCACCCTACTTCCACTCAGTCAGAGGGCTGCACATTTAATGAGGCATTCACCTAGAGTCAGAGAAAGATAGGGAGGGAACCCAAACAGCCCTGTCTGCATCTGACTCCATGGCATTTGGGCAGTGAGACCAGGCTCCATTTGGCTGGAGCTTAGGAAGGGGGCACTAATGCCTGCCCAGGGACCAGGCTGGAACGTCCCATGAGGAGGAAGAAAGGTGGAGGTGGACAGCAAAGGGGAGACAGGACTGGTGGCATGGAGCTCGGGGCAGGCTAAAACAAAACAGCTTTGAGAGTCATAGACTCACAGGCACACAGTCTAGACA is a window encoding:
- the Syt7 gene encoding synaptotagmin-7 isoform X7, translated to MAPRAYVCIPDQLVGRWAGASASSRGLCSLHLEGSLERGAPTRDVLLVSAIITVSLSVTVVLCGLCHWCQRKLGKRYKNSLETVGTPDSGRGRSEKKAIKLPAGGKAVNTAPVPGQTPHDESDRRTEPRSSVSDLVNSLTSEMLMLSPGSEEDEAHEGCSRENLGRIQFSVGYNFQESTLTVKIMKAQELPAKDFSGTSDPFVKIYLLPDKKHKLETKVKRKNLNPHWNETFLFEGFPYEKVVQRVLYLQVLDYDRFSRNDPIGEVSIPLNKVDLTQMQTFWKDLKPCSDGSGSRGELLLSLCYNPSANSIIVNIIKARNLKAMDIGGTSDPYVKVWLMYKDKRVEKKKTVTMKRNLNPIFNESFAFDIPTEKLRETTIIITVMDKDKLSRNDVIGKIYLSWKSGPGEVKHWKDMIARPRQPVAQWHQLKA
- the Syt7 gene encoding synaptotagmin-7 isoform X6; amino-acid sequence: MAPRAYVCIPDQLVGRWAGASASSRGLCSLHLEGSLERGAPTRDVLLVSAIITVSLSVTVVLCGLCHWCQRKLGKRYKNSLETVGTPDSGRGRSEKKAINDLDRDFWNNNESTVQQKWSSYPPKEFILNISPYAPYGDPRLSLKLPAGGKAVNTAPVPGQTPHDESDRRTEPRSSVSDLVNSLTSEMLMLSPGSEEDEAHEGCSRENLGRIQFSVGYNFQESTLTVKIMKAQELPAKDFSGTSDPFVKIYLLPDKKHKLETKVKRKNLNPHWNETFLFEGFPYEKVVQRVLYLQVLDYDRFSRNDPIGEVSIPLNKVDLTQMQTFWKDLKPCSDGSGSRGELLLSLCYNPSANSIIVNIIKARNLKAMDIGGTSDPYVKVWLMYKDKRVEKKKTVTMKRNLNPIFNESFAFDIPTEKLRETTIIITVMDKDKLSRNDVIGKIYLSWKSGPGEVKHWKDMIARPRQPVAQWHQLKA